A stretch of DNA from Oxyura jamaicensis isolate SHBP4307 breed ruddy duck chromosome 27 unlocalized genomic scaffold, BPBGC_Ojam_1.0 oxy27_random_OJ72569, whole genome shotgun sequence:
NNNNNNNNNNNNNNNNNNNNNNNNNNNNNNNNNNNNNNNNNNNNNNNNNNNNNNNNNNNNNNNNNNNNNNNNNNNNNNNNNNNNNgtccctccccctgccccccccggtccctccccctgccccccccggTCTCTTCCAGCGGGGCGGGGCGAGAAGGAGCCGGccgggaggggggagggggaaaggggggggggggtggcgcTGGGGCCATGCTGCGGCTGGGGGtggcggcggcgctgcgggCGGGCCGGGATcgggcccccccgggggctctGCGCGGCCCCGCGCTCTCCTCCGCCCCCCCGCAGCCGCTGGTGGTGGAGCTGAAGGCGGGGAAGAAATACGCGTGGTGCTCCTGCGGGCACAGCAAGACGCAGGTcgggcccggggcggggggagggagcccccggggccccccccccccccccccttgtccCCCGCAGCCCTTCTGCGACGGCTCGCACCGGACGGCGGCCCCCGGCGTCTCCCCGCTGCGCTTCACGGCCGAGGCGGACGGGGCGGCCCCGCTGTGCGCCTGCAAAcgcacccgcagccccccctACTGCGACGGCAGCCACCGGGAGCAGgcggccccccccggcccccggccctgAGCACGGCCCCGATGCGGAGACTCGGCCCCGACGGGGCCACGGAGGCTGGGAAACGAaagagccccccccccggaccGGGACCGAGAGcagcggggagcggcggggcgggggTGCCCCCGAGGGACCCGGGCACCCCCCCGGGAGCCGGGCACCTCGCGTGCAGCCGGGTGAATGGCGATCTGCAGCATTTATTCCATGTACAAAGCTGTCGTTATACAAATGTTTAACCAATAACGATATATGGATATCAGGATATGTTACAGGACATTAAAACGCCGTACAGGATGCAAACATACAGAGCAGTTTGGTTTGTACcatacaggaaaaaaggaaacaaaacaacccccccccgagccccacACAAACCCCAGGCCGAGGCGCTGTGGCTGCCTCCCTCAGTCCATTTTAGCCTATTTACAAGGAGAAAAGGGGTGTCGAAACCGAGACAAACGGAGCCCCCGGCACGCTTTGAGCCCTAGCCGGCAGGGAGCCCGGGGCTGTGCTGTAGCAAAGGTGCCTCCAAGTCCGTGATGGGGGCGCggtacttaaaaaacaaacaaaacagaacacaacaGTAACATCCCACGTGTCCTGACCTTTGGAGTCGGGCTGTCCATACAATTCCCGTGCCGCTTTCCTTTGGTTCTCACCGTGCCGCTGCCGGCTGCTGTCCGGGCGCTGCAGGCACTTGCTTGGTTTTTGTCACTCGTCCCCCTCCCCAGCGAGGGGAGAAGATAAACCCCCAGGGTCTGCGCTCCCCAGGgctcctgtgcttttttttttgtgactgtgAAGTTGGTCCCCTCCCCAGAGCGCGCGGGCAGCCGGCGGTGCCGGTGCGGCGCAGCTCCTGCCCGAAACAGCAGCGCCTTCCCACGCTTCCCCTCACCGAAGCCTCCTGGCTAAAGGCACTgtagtcattttttatttttttattttaaaatccaatgTGGGGACAGGAGGAAAGGGTGGGAAggacagagggggaaaaaagctctgaaatgtGGCGAAGCTGTGGACGTTTGCCAGGGGGCTGGTGGCGCGGGGGTCCCGTGGGTGCAGGCGGCTCCTGGCCCTGCGGCCCcctggctgggtgctgcccccaCCACGTAGCTGCCCGGCCACAGGCAcacccagggaggtggcagctcccttggcaaggaaaaatgcagtaatCACTGGGGCTTGTGCTCCTAACCCCCCCGGTACGGCCGGCCCCTCACCATCACAGCACAAGTGTAGTTTTTTTAGctaggaataaaaaaagaaactactTACTGTGCAGAAAGGGAGGCGTCTGTGTAAGGCTTTGCTAGATCAGAGCCTGAAACAACGTCCAGAGACCACACAGGgaaagcacaaaagaaacagaaacgTGCATGGCAAGGCAAAGCAGGGTGGGCAACACCGGCAAGGGATGCTCAGTGCCAGCAAACGGCCCATCGCCACCAGCTGGCTGTGGGCACCACGTTATTGAGCCTGgtgcaaaaagaaaacccactgaaaagtaaaaaaaaaaaaacctcagggcacagcggggctgggggcacgcaGACACGGAGCAGCTCCCCCTCTGCTACCAGAGCCCCGCGGAGCCGCACCGCATCGCACCGGCAAAGCCCGACAGCGGGGCCGAGGCAGCGGGGGCAGCTTTTGGCTTCTGTGCTTGGCCCTTACCTGTGCTTAGCCCTTACCTGTGCGTCCGGCAGGCCCTGCTCACCGCCCCGTCTCTCTCCGAGCGGGCACGAGGGgagaggggtggggaggagaggggaaaagcgTTAGAGAGAATGAGCAGGGCAGGCGGCTGCGCCTGCGTGGCTCCCAGCTCCGGCATGCAGCTTCCataagttaaaattaaaaaaaaaaaacaaaaaaaaaaacatttaaaaatattcaaccACATTTATGTgtcttatttgcattttaaattaatctggTCAATCAATAGAAAATAAGTATGTATAATTTTTTCTCCctatgtacacatatatatttatatatgtatatatataatatatatagatatataaaacCCAGCCAGGCGTccctgttttcttgttttttgttgtttttttttttttttccctttttaggTCAAGGCGGAGGCCGTGCTGCCATTGACAGTCGTTTTGCGGCACCGGCTGgcggccgggggcagcgggTGGCAGTTCGAGGTGCCGTtgagcgcggggccggggccgctgcCGGCGGTGGCGTTGGAGCTGGGCGAGCCGTGGGATGGCgtgccggggctgggcagggaggacGAGGTGGCGGGCAGCGTGGCGGGGCTGTGGGCTTTGTCGCTGACCGACTCGCACTCGGAGGCGCCGCTGGTGTTGGTGCACTCGGAGGTGGCCGGCTGGGACAGCTTGAGCCGCTTGCAGGCGGGCTGGACGCGGTATTTCAGCGGCAGGGGCCCGTtctgcaggagggagaggggcagACGGGTGGCACCCCACACCCACGGCACCCCACGCGCTCCTGCACCGCCccggggagaggggcaggaaaGCACCCGCggcccccccagcagctgcgGGTGGGAGCTGGCCTCCAGGAAGCCACCCCTGAAGCAAACACCTCCCTCAGGCGGGG
This window harbors:
- the CISD3 gene encoding CDGSH iron-sulfur domain-containing protein 3, mitochondrial; this encodes MLRLGVAAALRAGRDRAPPGALRGPALSSAPPQPLVVELKAGKKYAWCSCGHSKTQPFCDGSHRTAAPGVSPLRFTAEADGAAPLCACKRTRSPPYCDGSHREQAAPPGPRP